Proteins from one Penicillium digitatum chromosome 2, complete sequence genomic window:
- a CDS encoding WSC domain-containing protein, with product MQDLQLTAIAMACLALFPGHANAFWRLPCRGRTGLARLDPIVDPGAVSPHVHAIHGSGGFGMSSTQETLLGSDCTSCAVTQDKSAYWVPALYFMHANGSAEVVEEVGGMLAYYLLYGQDITAFPNNFRMLAGDPYLRNFTWPVPDPPKSQWSGDQVSQAALRQKALGFNCLNYQKPPEGSLYRHFLPNKAFLDEHCTDGVRFELMFPSCWNGKDTDSDDHRSHVAYPSLVMDGTCPEGFETRLVSLFFETIWNTYAFKGVDGYFSLSNGDPTGYGYHGDFMQAWEEGVLQQAIEVCTSETGIVNDCPVFDIQSDDEQRQCHFPVPSVIKDENCYMHDGGLPGGMAIQWGPEPASMKPGAASTTTANSSALPTSSVAGSSTDPNTLLNNAPVPSTAEAATSFASTSTPSPAPTPVTSTIVDPVIEEIIYMQREVVVYCDGNGDTCSTSTGPPRTVSSTTTTIMETSTPVSYVKKNTVPEPVEPEQAAGHARRNLHHHHGHAHN from the exons ATGCAGGACCTTCAACTGACAGCCATTGCGATGGCCTGCTTAGCGCTGTTCCCAGGCCATGCAAATGCCTTTTGGCGTCTTCCTTGCCGTGGAAGAACTGGTCTCGCCCGCCTGGACCCCATTGTGGATCCGGGTGCGGTCTCACCTCACGTTCACGCGATCCATGGCAGTGGAG GCTTCGGTATGAGCTCGACTCAGGAAACGCTCCTTGGTAGTGATTGCACCTCCTGTGCCGTGACCCAGGACAAGTCTGCGTACTGGGTTCCCGCTTTGTACTTCATGCATGCCAATGGTAGTGCTGAGGTAGTGGAAGAGGTAGGAGGCATGCTTGC CTACTATCTTCTGTATGGTCAGGATATCACTGCCTTCCCAAATAACTTCCGCATGCTGGCAGGCGACCCCTACCTGCGCAATTTCACCTGGCCAGTTCCCGACCCTCCCAAATCCCAGTGGAGTGGTGATCAGGTCTCACAGGCTGCTTTGCGCCAGAAGGCCCTTGGTTTCAATTGCCTGAACTATCAGAAACCCCCTGAAGGCTCTCTCTACCGCCATTTCCTGCCCAACAAGGCCTTCCTTGATGAGCATTGCACCGATGGAGTCCGCTTCGAGTTGATGTTCCCATCCTGCTGGAACGGCAAGGATACCGACTCTGACGACCACAGATCCCACGTCGCATACCCGTCCCTTGTTATGGATGGTACTTGCCCGGAGGGCTTCGAAACTCGCCTGGTATCACTCTTCTTCGAGACTATTTGGAACACCTACGCATTCAAGGGCGTCGATGGATATTTCTCCCTCTCCAACGGTGATCCGACTGGATACGGCTACCACGGTGATTTCATGCAGGCCTGGGAGGAGGGTGTGCTACAGCAGGCCATTGAAGTTTGCACGAGCGAGACAGGTATCGTTAACGACTGCCCTGTTTTCGACATTCAGTCAGATGATGAACAGCGTCAATGTCATTTCCCCGTCCCATCCGTGATCAAAGACGAAAATTGTTATATGCACGACGGCGGATTGCCTGGCGGTATGGCTATCCAGTGGGGCCCTGAGCCAGCCTCGATGAAACCTGGAGCTGCAAGCACGACCACCGCCAATTCGAGTGCACTTCCCACCAGTTCCGTTGCTGGTAGCTCGACTGATCCCAACACTTTGCTTAACAACGCCCCCGTGCCCAGCACTGCTGAAGCTGCCACTTCTTTCGCTTCCACTTCGACTCCCTCGCCAGCTCCGACCCCCGTTACATCGACTATTGTCGATCCTGTCATCGAAGAGATTATCTACATGCAACGAGAAGTTGTCGTCTACTGCGATGGAAATGGTGACACGTGCTCGACTAGCACTGGCCCTCCCCGTACTGTCTCCtctaccaccaccaccattATGGAAACCTCCACACCCGTGTCCTATGTGAAGAAAAACACTGTCCCGGAACCCGTGGAGCCAGAACAGGCTGCTGGTCATGCCCGCAGAAATCTTCACCACCACCATGGCCACGCACACAACTAG
- a CDS encoding DNA methylase, C-5 cytosine-specific, active site yields the protein MAPRLRSALAKSLSRPLDNSAVFYCPSCAIWRRTLSTRANTSRRIDLPVTSRRVARAQSTITASAPRTFTTTSIITAKSVPPRFKELHAALEGVKDAALEQVNLSRLQFALRGLESETPLVRIAVLGLKDATSARKLVRLLLADPLAPREGWEDLLDSYDADSSRGLLIRHGEISQSIPNDLLPTISVPSPILKKGNLEILVSTLGSEPDHHAATFHADTFLVPTVTIQTSHSGRYNVIRYPVHHTIVCGRGVDGLLSYSTMIGRSNLKNEATSVRGAIELAVADQKSTHERLSLVDVDRASTALDKFRESVHNASDYERGWNGSGVQPLIDWLATFSEASTGNGLNPALVPLVESLIDAADASVIVRDAKALHDQTAGVAPEEIRSNLTRGVTTWAERAHSELRSSLEAGLASPRWRGLAWWKLFWRVDDVSMITSEILERKFLRRAEKEVIWTVGKYQQAGLLKEPSSSIPDSTKDSVMPPWPTQIPDLRTKLLTTTVPSLQALAQSLVLFSVSTTTLTSALSALTYVALPSAGVYESCTLAAVGLIYSMRRQQKRWDVARTFWEAEVREEGRTSLLETEAALRGIVQGGGRIVNDLSEPHARNCVARARKALEELKL from the exons ATGGCCCCAAGATTGCGCAGCGCGCTCGCAAAGAGTCTGTCGCGTCCACTGGATAATAGTGCTGTCTTTTACTGCCCCTCATGTGCGATCTGGCGACGAACCTTGTCCACGCGCGCCAACACTAGTCGCAGAATCGACCTCCCCGTCACATCTCGGCGAGTCGCTAGAGCTCAAAGCACAATCACAGCATCAGCCCCCAGGACATTTACCACAACTTCTATTATTACCGCGAAGAGCGTGCCGCCGCGGTTCAAGGAGCTGCATGCCGCCCTCGAGGGAGTGAAGGATGCCGCCCTGGAACAAGTGAATCTCAGTCGACTGCAATTTGCATTACGGGGATTGGAGTCTGAAACACCTCTTGTTAGGATAGCCG TCCTTGGATTGAAAGATGCGACCTCTGCACGCAAACTTGTTCGACTACTACTTGCCGACCCATTGGCACCGCGAGAAGGCTGGGAAGATCTCCTCGACTCATACGATGCCGATTCATCCCGAGGTCTGCTGATCAG ACATGGCGAAATCTCACAATCCATCCCCAATGACCTGCTACCGACGATATCAGTGCCATCGCCTATCCTAAAAAAAGGCAACCTGGAGATCCTAGTTAGCACTCTAGGCTCCGAGCCTGACCACCACGCTGCTACGTTCCACGCCGACACCTTCCTCGTCCCCACAGTTACCATTCAGACCTCGCACTCCGGTCGGTATAACGTTATTCGGTATCCCGTGCACCACACAATCGTATGCGGACGTGGAGTTGATGGCCTGCTGTCGTACAGCACAATGATTGGTCGGTCAAACCTGAAGAATGAGGCCACTTCAGTGCGCGGAGCCATTGAACTTGCCGTGGCAGACCAAAAATCCACACACGAGCGACTCTCCCTGGTAGATGTCGACCGTGCCAGCACAGCACTGGATAAATTCCGTGAATCCGTCCACAATGCTTCTGACTACGAACGTGGGTGGAATGGCAGTGGCGTGCAACCTCTTATCGATTGGCTTGCAACTTTCTCGGAAGCATCCACTGGAAATGGGCTAAACCCGGCGTTGGTCCCTCTTGTGGAGTCCCTCATTGACGCAGCCGACGCTAGTGTAATCGTCAGAGACGCCAAGGCGCTCCATGATCAAACTGCCGGCGTAGCCCCTGAGGAGATTCGATCCAACTTGACCCGGGGCGTGACTACCTGGGCAGAGCGTGCTCATTCCGAGCTCCGCAGTTCCCTCGAGGCAGGACTGGCCAGTCCACGCTGGCGCGGTCTTGCATGGTGGAAACTCTTCTGGCGTGTTGACGATGTGAGCATGATTACATCTGAGATCTTGGAGAGGAAGTTTCTTCGCCGGGCAGAGAAGGAGGTCATCTGGACCGTGGGCAAGTACCAGCAGGCCGGCCTGTTGAAAGagccttcatcttcaatccCCGACTCCACCAAGGATTCTGTCATGCCTCCGTGGCCAACCCAGATTCCCGACCTTCGCACCAAGCTCCTCACCACCACCGTGCCATCCCTTCAAGCCCTCGCTCAGAGTCTGGTACTTTTCAGTGTATCCACCACGACTCTAACTTCTGCTCTCTCCGCTCTGACGTATGTGGCTCTTCCGTCGGCCGGAGTTTACGAATCATGTACCCTTGCCGCCGTGGGTTTGATATACTCCATGCGTCGCCAGCAGAAGAGGTGGGATGTTGCCCGTACTTTTTGGGAGGCGGAGGTCCGCGAGGAAGGACGCACATCACTGCTGGAAACCGAAGCTGCTCTTCGCGGTATCGTGCAGGGTGGCGGCAGGATTGTCAATGATCTGTCGGAACCCCATGCACGAAACTGCGTTGCGAGAGCGAGAAAGGCTTTGGAGGAGTTGAAGTTATAA
- a CDS encoding Serine/threonine-protein phosphatase, translating to MDRAIARAVTDKQPVPEIDFTLHTMEDNTQVSTMERVVKEVQAPALSYPPDDMFWSPEDPSKPNLQYLKQHLYREGRLSEEQALWIIHAGTQVLKAEPNLLEMDAPITVCGDVHGQYYDLMKLFEVGGDPSETRYLFLGDYVDRGYFSIECVLYLWALKIWYPDSLWLLRGNHECRHLTDYFTFKLECKHKYSERIYEACLESFCALPLAAVMNKQFLCIHGGLSPELHTLEDIKAIDRFREPPTHGLMCDILWADPLEEFGQEKTGDFFVHNSVRGCSYFFSYPAACAFLEKNNLLSIIRAHEAQDAGYRMYRKTRTTGFPSVMTIFSAPNYLDVYNNKAAVLKYENNVMNIRQFNCTPHPYWLPNFMDVFTWSLPFVGEKITDMLIAILNTCSKEELEDEAPTPVSPTENKDKDSILPPSMDPESSEFKRRAIKNKILAIGRLSRVFQVLREQSESVTELKTAAGGRLPAGTLMLGAEGIKQAIHNFEDARKVDIQNEHVPPSQEEVLARSEESRRVALERAEHEAANDAGLATVARRISMSSGSGRPRSRQRDPSNDA from the exons ATGGATCGAGCTATAGCGCGCGCCGTGACCGACAAGCAGCCGGTCCCGGAGATCGATTTCACATTGCACACGATGGAGGACAACACGCAAGTGTCGACAATGGAGAGAGTAGTCAAAG AGGTGCAAGCGCCCGCTCTCAGCTATCCTCCGGATGATATGTTTTGGTCGCCGGAGGATCCCTCCAAGCCCAATCTTCAGTACCTCAAGCAACACCTCTATCGTGAAGGACGTCTTTCAGAAGAACAGGCGCTGTGGATCATCCACGCTGGTACACAGGTTCTGAAGGCCGAGCCCAATTTGCTCGAAATGGATGCGCCCATTACAGTGTGTGGCGATGTTCACGGCCAGTACTACGATTTGATGAAGCTGTTTGAGGTCGGCGGTGACCCTTCAGAAACGAGATATCTGTTTTTGGGTGACTACGTGGACCGTGGTTATTTCAGCATTGAG TGCGTCCTCTATCTCTGGGCATTGAAGATCTGGTATCCCGATTCCCTTTGGTTGCTGCGGGGTAACCACGAATGTCGTCACCTGACGGACTACTTCACCTTCAAGTTGGAGTGCAAGCACAAATATAGTGAACGGATTTACGAGGCATGCCTGGAATCCTTCTGTGCGCTGCCGCTGGCGGCGGTTATGAACAAGCAGTTCCTCTGCATCCACGGTGGCCTCAGTCCCGAGCTGCATACCCTCGAAGACATTAAGGCT ATTGATCGCTTTCGCGAACCCCCTACCCACGGGCTTATGTGCGACATCCTATGGGCTGACCCTCTGGAGGAATTTGGTCAAGAAAAGACTGGTGATTTCTTCGTTCATAACAGTGTCCGTGGTTGCTCCTACTTTTTCTCGTATCCGGCGGCATGCGCGTTTTTGGAGAAAAACAATTTGCTCTCCATCATCAGAGCACATGAGGCTCAGGATGCTGGATATCGCATGTACAGAAAGACACGAACCACCGGCTTCCCCAGTGTGATGACTATATTCAGTGCGCCCAACTACCTGGATGTCTACAACAACAAAGCGGCTGTCCTCAAATATGAGAACAATGTGATGAATATCCGCCAATTCAACTGCACCCCTCACCCATATTGGCTGCCCAACTTTATGGATGTTTTCACCTGGTCTTTGCCGTTCGTTGGTGAGAAGATCACAGATATGCTGATCGCCATTCTTAACACCTGCTCGAAGGAAGAGTTGGAGGACGAGGCCCCCACACCTGTGTCGCCCACTGAAAACAAGGATAAGGATTCAATCTTGCCTCCGTCAATGGACCCCGAATCCAGTGAATTCAAACGACGTGCTATCAAAAACAAAATTCTTGCCATTGGCCGCCTCTCTCGTGTCTTCCAGGTTCTCCGCGAGCAGTCCGAGAGTGTCACTGAGCTGAAGACGGCGGCTGGCGGTCGTCTTCCTGCGGGAACCCTCATGCTGGGCGCGGAAGGCATTAAACAGGCTATTCACAACTTTGAGGATGCCCGTAAGGTTGATATCCAGAACGAGCACGTGCCTCCtagccaagaagaagtccttGCAAGGAGCGAGGAGAGTCGTCGTGTGGCCCTGGAGCGGGCCGAGCATGAGGCTGCCAATGATGCTGGACTCGCCACAGTTGCTCGACGAATCAGCAT GTCTTCTGGCTCAGGTCGCCCCCGTTCTCGACAGAGGGATCCTTCCAATGATGCCTGA
- a CDS encoding Beta-lactamase-like protein: MSLNPQVHSHICEIIDKACEDQKSGIPGTAFVVIGKDGNELLAHSAGKRGTGSKDPMTLDSVFWIASCTKVLVGVACMQLVEQGILKLDDAEQTEGFCPELKSLKVLQPDGSLVEKRRGITLRMLLTHTSGFGYTVFNNRLKQWSYPVGIDELSGRVEDMVRPLLFQPGEDWEYGVGIDWAGIALERATGLRLNDYLHKNIFLPLEIKDMSMIPSHDMRQRLVHMSHRSPDGTLRSRDHILRAPLVVDLENDAEVARVFNSGGGGMFAKPQEFCKVLAVLLNDGTCPKTGNKLLRKETVDEMFSNQIPRFPNFGRKSMADAKPDLTNPIPEIYPVAGNPPQGWGLTFMLCNGSATGRSKDTGHWTGLANLGWWADREKGVAGFFCAQILPFFDAQVFGLFDAVEAEIYKALDEA; the protein is encoded by the exons ATGTCTCTCAATCCGCAAGTGCACTCGCATATTTGCGAAATTATAGACAAAGCCTGCGAGGATCAGAAGTCCGGTATTCCTGGGACCGCATTCGTGGTCATTGGCAAAGATGGCAATGAGCTATTGGCCCACTCTGCTGGTAAGCGAGGCACGGGATCCAAAGACCCCATGACCTTGGACAGCGTGTTCTGGATTGCATCTTGTACGAAGGTACTGGTTGGTGTTGCTTGCATGCAACTGGTTGAGCAGGGGATTCTCAAGCTGGATGATGCGGAGCAGACAGAGGGCTTTTGTCCTGAATTGAAGAGTCTCAAGGTTCTACAGCCAGATGGCAGCCTTGTGGAAAAGAGGCGTGGAATTACTCTCCGCATGCTGTTAACTCACACCTCCGGATTCGGCTACACAGTTTTCAATAACAGACTGAAGCAGTGGTCGTACCCGGTTGGCATAGATGAGTTATCTGGGCGGGTTGAAGATATGGTTCGGCCTCTGCTATTCCAGCCCGGTGAAGACTGGGAGTATGGC GTTGGTATCGACTGGGCGGGAATCGCGCTGGAACGCGCAACTGGCCTGAGGCTCAACGACTACCTACATAAGAACATCTTTCTACCCCTTGAGATCAAAGACATGTCCATGATTCCGAGCCACGACATGCGCCAGAGACTGGTGCACATGAGCCATCGAAGCCCAGATGGCACCCTGAGGTCCCGAGACCATATCCTTCGAGCGCCTCTAGTTGTTGACCTGGAGAACGATGCTGAAGTCGCCAGGGTGTTCAACAGCGGGGGTGGGGGTATGTTTGCCAAGCCGCAGGAATTTTGCA AGGTCCTTGCTGTGCTGTTGAATGATGGAACGTGCCCCAAAACGGGTAACAAGTTGCTTCGCAAAGAGACCGTCGACGAAATGTTCTCTAACCAGATCCCCCGGTTCCCTAACTTTGGCCGTAAAAGCATGGCAGATGCAAAGCCGGACCTAACCAACCCCATTCCGGAGATATACCCAGTTGCTGGGAACCCGCCACAGGGTTGGGGCCTCACGTTCATGCTGTGCAATGGCAGTGCGACAGGGCGGTCAAAAGATACAGGGCACTGGACAGGACTGGCGAATTTGGGGTGGTGGGCAGACAGGGAGAAGGGTGTGGCGGGATTTTTTTGTGCACAGATCCTGCCCTTTTTCGACGCTCAGGTGTTTGGGCTCTTTGATGCGGTTGAGGCTGAGATTTACAAAGCCCTCGATGAGGCCTGA
- a CDS encoding Fungal transcriptional regulatory protein, N-terminal has product MEWARSHARSALRSPRQLPCAGREHRDILFPRKSSKPQVEAGFESWNDLLEPISTQGPMPWESESASLDLSGSLLDDDSLLLSSTLNETKASQGKAETETADALASIRSLSDRIPSYVSSPPKTSTQPPSDLELNPMYHQVWLASRASQISQTYSSLRSTPVQSPRRLSDTAWMSLNQQSSHWASSQRSLSPFSIDQQMITRSNCHLTSAYLLQIYHDVLEYNLSCWLSKITCPYQASSRITPQIVPERSSSRSNMMYQRTIRLDRVAQSCNLLQLTQAEDQAASKALHLAIMAFAVQWAQSSRRPREKYPARPLDNCEDDLADWITDEFDLILQHQFWDQAQRALQQVADLESYRVACAEFIFGLTQRPWKPNDRSPRERMQKPGRKFATKFVFSTLQDIMNKEGPPIYMERAARKMHALKYCSDAREKGISKQCCSREKGAHGIMAMGAEDRETIGLLYWMVIMCDTISSSINERPVVVLDQDCQHEGQKEIQQTEHSDESVGGSQWNIDIFLKGNFKQTHRTHWPCSYEAAAEDIIKSAPVKVLLFRHLSYLQNAVRKSAPEEQIEEVIRTAMLLYEHWNQTHGAFFSELVQNYHAVSQRIQGWFLCISAHWYLAAMMLADLLELIDGNSLGAESATHIRITSQVARTIRMHSARELSDLARVGTPSARNSDHQGVPQMSDFYHAVSKGTLLTEPWTMILIRAFTKACMVFLSDADESLRYSGPTLGHNSPDFERNLEQAQDCMKGLWLLGKKSDMAREITETLSLTLEELRNHM; this is encoded by the coding sequence ATGGAATGGGCCCGATCCCACGCTCGGTCTGCGCTGAGATCGCCACGCCAACTGCCCTGTGCTGGTCGTGAGCATCGAGATATTCTCTTCCCACGTAAATCCAGTAAGCCCCAGGTTGAAGCTGGATTCGAGTCATGGAACGATCTCCTTGAACCAATTTCCACGCAGGGGCCTATGCCTTGGGAGTCGGAGTCAGCCAGCTTAGATTTGTCTGGGTCGTTGCTTGATGATGATTCACTGCTGCTCAGTTCCACGCTCAACGAGACCAAGGCCTCTCAGGGAAAGGCTGAGACAGAGACTGCCGACGCATTGGCATCTATACGATCTCTGTCTGATCGCATTCCATCATACGTCTCTAGTCCCCCCAAAACCTCGACTCAGCCACCCTCGGATCTCGAACTTAATCCGATGTACCATCAAGTGTGGCTAGCTTCCCGCGCTTCTCAGATATCTCAGACATATAGCAGCCTTAGATCCACCCCGGTCCAAAGCCCCCGGCGGCTGAGTGATACTGCCTGGATGTCGCTCAATCAGCAATCCTCTCACTGGGCCAGCTCGCAAAGATCACTTTCCCCATTTTCCATCGACCAACAAATGATCACCAGATCCAACTGCCACCTGACTTCAGCTTACTTGCTACAAATCTACCACGACGTGTTAGAGTATAACCTGTCGTGTTGGCTAAGCAAAATAACCTGTCCCTATCAAGCGAGTTCTCGAATTACCCCTCAGATTGTGCCCGAACGAAGCTCCTCACGGTCTAATATGATGTACCAGCGCACGATCAGGCTCGACCGTGTTGCACAGTCTTGCAATCTTCTGCAACTGACACAGGCTGAGGACCAGGCTGCGTCCAAGGCCCTGCACCTTGCAATCATGGCGTTTGCTGTGCAGTGGGCACAGAGCAGTCGTCGGCCCCGCGAGAAATACCCAGCCAGGCCTCTCGACAATTGTGAGGATGACTTGGCCGACTGGATTACCGACGAGTTTGATCTCATTCTCCAGCATCAGTTTTGGGACCAGGCACAGCGCGCACTCCAACAAGTCGCCGATTTAGAGTCGTACAGAGTGGCATGTGCCGAGTTTATCTTTGGATTGACACAAAGACCATGGAAGCCCAACGATCGGTCTCCTAGAGAGCGAATGCAAAAGCCAGGCCGCAAATTTGCCACAAAATTTGTCTTTTCAACGCTACAGGATATTATGAACAAAGAAGGGCCACCAATCTACATGGAGAGAGCAGCTCGCAAAATGCACGCACTCAAGTATTGCAGCGACGCCCGAGAAAAGGGCATCAGCAAGCAGTGTTGCAGTCGCGAGAAGGGCGCTCACGGCATTATGGCCATGGGTGccgaagatcgagagaccATTGGACTGCTCTATTGGATGGTCATCATGTGTGATACCATCTCCTCGTCCATAAACGAACGACCCGTTGTGGTACTAGATCAGGACTGTCAACACGAAGGGCAGAAGGAGATCCAGCAGACTGAGCATAGTGACGAATCTGTTGGAGGAAGTCAGTGGAATATTGATATTTTTTTGAAAGGGAACTTCAAGCAGACACATCGAACGCACTGGCCTTGTTCTTATGAGGCTGCCGCGGAAGATATCATCAAGTCGGCGCCGGTCAAGGTCCTTCTCTTCCGCCACCTGTCATATTTACAGAACGCGGTTCGCAAGAGTGCCCCTGAAGAGCAGATCGAAGAGGTGATCCGCACGGCGATGTTGCTATATGAACACTGGAACCAAACGCACGGCGCTTTTTTCAGTGAACTAGTGCAGAACTACCATGCGGTTTCGCAGCGCATACAGGGCTGGTTTCTCTGCATATCTGCGCACTGGTATCTTGCTGCCATGATGCTTGCCGATCTGCTGGAATTGATTGATGGTAATTCCCTGGGTGCAGAGAGTGCAACTCACATTCGTATCACCAGCCAAGTGGCGAGGACAATACGGATGCACAGTGCCAGGGAGTTATCAGACTTAGCACGAGTTGGCACGCCGTCTGCCAGAAATTCCGATCATCAGGGTGTGCCACAGATGTCAGACTTTTACCACGCTGTCAGCAAGGGCACGCTCTTAACCGAGCCCTGGACCATGATTTTGATCCGAGCGTTTACCAAAGCTTGCATGGTCTTTTTAAGTGACGCCGATGAGTCCTTGCGTTACTCCGGGCCTACTCTGGGGCACAATAGTCCTGATTTCGAGCGGAATTTGGAGCAGGCCCAGGATTGCATGAAGGGGCTATGGCTACTGGGTAAAAAGTCTGATATGGCACGGGAGATTACCGAGACTCTTTCACTTACGTTGGAAGAATTGAGAAATCATATGTAG